A genomic segment from Chiroxiphia lanceolata isolate bChiLan1 chromosome 27, bChiLan1.pri, whole genome shotgun sequence encodes:
- the CTXN1 gene encoding cortexin-1, whose amino-acid sequence MNDASTMDYELLSPSLVEHPAGAAGMDAEQKTVFAFVIFLLVFLVMLMVRCFRILLDPYSRMPASSWTDHKEGLERGQFDYALV is encoded by the coding sequence ATGAATGATGCATCGACGATGGATTATGAACTGCTCTCGCCGTCCCTGGTGGAGCACCCGGCGGGCGCCGCGGGCATGGACGCCGAGCAGAAAACTGTCTTTGCCTTCGTCATCTTCCTCCTGGTCTTCTTGGTGATGCTGATGGTTCGCTGCTTCCGCATCCTGCTGGACCCCTACAGCCGCATGCCCGCCTCCTCCTGGACCGACCACAAGGAGGGCTTGGAGAGGGGCCAGTTTGACTATGCCCTGGTGtag